A genomic window from Ruminiclostridium cellulolyticum H10 includes:
- a CDS encoding Athe_2463 domain-containing protein, with protein sequence MNIKYTKVILLIFCFVLFIIGFPNIIVHANSNILLRYENGGMEFFNQSTYDNYKKNNLLPTQFNGSVIPLTIKKGTNTYYLNYRLFTQKNLVVYGSYRSMAGNYFKCGYQIHNDLDIKNPEIKYDGGYFLKPEGIACKGKEQNPKTHGDKCKTTRGEWKYLGFDVNGEIFSNMWMINVATVTTFRERNWIKEPWSTTNEVKKVLSGKISTYNESAYNSLNRYKQQTVQKLKDWIYKTFNSVDRFSGIPDGKGHYDPNVYEYLYIQSAPTIQKSGSGKMWHVRPDGSIWYQTFSIPNLGQVNKISDSGKRDLPLQCFVTSVSPMPDIPKGNELDKQKVKLEFQVEGELQDYVILKEDEPAPKDWIPYYKDSVSRTVYYTRQDIESWDLNIDKVSGIELTDTEKKSKNIVPKSTADNMITATFSIETTIEEIKKLPKQGDNYIVRVEATAKVNYLDGHNNSKSGSNQFLTGTIPTPPKPKIETLVIDIPTLQIHNRIGEIAFDGVPFRDAADNTDMSLIKSTELYINGETVDYDEFFSGSYIFPATSDKNGYFAEVICKYNLDKSKIVLDGLPKNKKQEIQDAAVVEYVSADYVYVYPTKPIAQFKLSSNSWKQNRIINVDNNSTDGNIQLVLDRYPIVEYKWSYGGDTSQLYKGTNTDLKKQLQYKEPGSYSVTLECKNTLGKWSDPYVVEFRVLEDIAPNIELNLSDSVVTRNDQISAWHYDVNSTDGDKVTAAKIELWYDSDNNGNVDSLIKSWNGLGDNGICELTDFPEYTPTQLGYYKFFIYAQDEFVGVNGQDTLSQYVNDSDKKSAYLECDFWVDNYQPLSDIYIDAPIERPNIDLYIMRDKDLAQNKYEYIASYRVSMENALLGRNIIPNVNIWDMKTYEYSTPASISSNTGTSYPAEEIQYTSAGYSGKLRRTSITDNGGYYDFGQYEFRTETKTASAGGQSTSGHGYSGSYPPSSVSYSDGDGYSGTLSGYGYVYTSTARSDKAGDFDWTRSYAGYSGTVSKTITYWVPNMQWVANYTGYYSGTIYKYVRQPYTDTWRGNSSKYILYVSGGKISELSEINLIVAKTDAKVILVGTPDIQKQYPDCVKFIDATDKTVQEILNEVLEYISNETPEVEQVFILQNQQFTLNVGEDDLEKDEIVSREMQYIQDKDHFDNPTGQEPGTQTVFNSGKGWTSDIKNSFSNVGKYRIYRRVKDRPTGAYGENYSYYSGTTEVDVYVHRKPIAKAKLDWDFNGATNTYKTTWKDFSYDLDHNITRAKTDKGISNRKIMWKKEGGEWNYTIPDNLSPGTYRIRYYVKDIENTWSDVFTMDINGTTYTDVPEVIFTLSDTPPMQFEAQLRAMKTTFRAPPSPVTLPASEDLEAFDLWTRYPLNPYLTMALYSQNGTQVSGAKTVSYSTATGSKNGNDISWNNVPYNVPHTLKDGNYIFKITANAEQSKTITFPVTVKTPINLKGYINGRETAAQINTGDTNLFKFTTSQYVSKTQLTFEGRTYTSNSGNIKLISNSGSVKTWELRLDISDGAYPDGKLGSAEFKAWLPSGMSETDNVDYKIVGIRAYSFAVTMMLDPGWRSYYFDTSKGVDDNRDGKIDRYPRKSNTDIPTIKMPINYYSLVGHSRTYIKAGYKVKGRIDIQGEPDYAAFKIHYIIKGKTHTDAVKLTRISGDTYTFEWIIPLETDDKTFVSFDLVTKKGASTYGSEKWIDTWDSRNTLRQVFYIRGKATDDLIYTQSQ encoded by the coding sequence TTGAATATTAAATATACAAAAGTAATTTTATTGATTTTTTGCTTTGTATTATTTATAATCGGCTTTCCTAATATAATCGTACATGCAAATAGCAATATTTTACTTAGATACGAAAATGGTGGTATGGAGTTTTTCAACCAGTCGACTTACGACAACTATAAAAAAAATAACCTGTTGCCGACACAATTCAACGGTAGTGTTATTCCATTAACAATAAAAAAGGGTACCAACACTTACTATTTGAACTACAGGCTGTTTACTCAGAAGAATCTTGTAGTATATGGCAGCTACAGGAGTATGGCAGGGAACTATTTTAAGTGTGGTTATCAGATACACAACGATTTGGATATTAAAAACCCGGAAATTAAGTATGACGGCGGTTATTTCTTAAAACCTGAGGGGATAGCTTGCAAGGGTAAGGAGCAGAATCCTAAAACTCATGGAGATAAATGTAAGACCACCCGTGGAGAATGGAAGTACCTAGGCTTTGATGTAAATGGGGAAATATTCAGTAATATGTGGATGATTAACGTAGCAACGGTAACTACCTTCAGGGAAAGGAATTGGATAAAGGAACCTTGGAGTACTACAAATGAAGTTAAGAAGGTTTTATCAGGAAAAATTAGTACATATAACGAATCAGCATACAATTCTTTAAATCGTTATAAACAGCAGACAGTCCAAAAGCTAAAAGACTGGATATATAAAACCTTTAATTCAGTAGACAGGTTTTCGGGCATACCTGACGGGAAAGGCCATTATGATCCAAATGTTTACGAATATCTTTATATTCAGTCAGCCCCAACGATTCAGAAGTCCGGCAGTGGAAAGATGTGGCACGTAAGGCCTGACGGCTCAATCTGGTATCAGACCTTTTCCATACCAAATTTAGGACAAGTAAATAAAATATCTGATAGTGGTAAAAGGGACTTACCCTTACAGTGCTTCGTAACTTCAGTATCACCTATGCCCGATATTCCGAAAGGCAACGAGTTGGACAAACAAAAGGTTAAACTTGAATTTCAGGTTGAAGGTGAATTACAGGATTATGTTATCCTAAAGGAAGATGAACCGGCACCAAAAGATTGGATTCCATACTATAAGGATTCGGTGTCAAGAACGGTGTATTATACAAGACAGGATATAGAAAGCTGGGATTTAAATATCGATAAGGTATCTGGAATAGAACTTACCGATACTGAAAAGAAGTCAAAAAATATTGTGCCTAAAAGTACAGCAGATAATATGATTACCGCAACTTTTAGCATTGAAACCACAATAGAAGAAATTAAGAAGCTTCCCAAGCAAGGGGACAATTACATAGTAAGAGTAGAAGCAACAGCAAAAGTAAATTATCTCGATGGACATAATAATTCCAAAAGCGGAAGCAATCAATTTTTAACAGGCACAATTCCGACTCCTCCCAAGCCTAAAATCGAAACTCTCGTTATAGACATCCCAACACTTCAAATACATAATCGCATAGGAGAAATAGCATTTGACGGGGTTCCATTCCGGGATGCAGCAGACAATACCGATATGTCATTAATAAAGAGTACTGAACTATACATTAACGGTGAAACCGTTGACTATGATGAATTCTTCTCAGGCTCTTACATATTCCCGGCCACATCCGATAAAAATGGATACTTCGCAGAAGTTATCTGTAAATACAACCTTGATAAAAGTAAAATTGTACTTGATGGCCTTCCTAAAAACAAAAAACAAGAGATACAAGATGCTGCCGTTGTTGAATATGTTTCAGCAGATTATGTATACGTATATCCAACAAAACCTATTGCACAGTTCAAACTTTCATCTAACTCATGGAAACAGAACAGAATTATAAATGTTGACAACAATTCAACTGATGGCAATATACAACTGGTTCTGGACAGATATCCAATAGTTGAATACAAATGGTCTTATGGTGGAGACACATCACAGCTGTATAAGGGTACTAATACCGACTTAAAAAAGCAATTGCAGTATAAAGAACCGGGTTCATATTCAGTGACTTTGGAGTGCAAAAACACTCTGGGTAAGTGGTCTGACCCATATGTAGTGGAATTCCGTGTACTAGAAGACATTGCTCCAAATATAGAGCTGAACCTATCTGACAGTGTAGTAACAAGGAATGATCAAATAAGTGCATGGCACTATGATGTAAACAGCACAGACGGGGATAAAGTGACTGCTGCCAAAATAGAATTATGGTATGACAGTGACAATAACGGTAATGTTGACAGCCTGATAAAGTCATGGAACGGCCTTGGCGATAATGGTATATGTGAACTGACTGATTTTCCAGAATATACGCCTACCCAACTTGGATACTATAAATTCTTTATATATGCCCAAGATGAGTTTGTAGGTGTAAATGGTCAGGATACACTATCGCAGTATGTTAACGATTCGGATAAAAAATCGGCTTATCTTGAATGCGATTTTTGGGTAGACAACTATCAGCCGTTAAGTGACATATATATAGATGCTCCAATAGAAAGACCCAATATAGATCTGTATATCATGAGGGATAAGGACTTAGCACAGAATAAATACGAGTACATTGCAAGCTATAGGGTTTCAATGGAAAATGCTTTGCTGGGTAGAAATATCATTCCCAACGTTAATATATGGGACATGAAAACCTATGAGTATTCAACTCCTGCAAGTATATCTAGCAATACAGGAACAAGCTACCCTGCGGAAGAAATTCAATATACTAGTGCGGGATATTCCGGCAAGCTGCGAAGGACAAGTATAACAGACAACGGAGGTTATTACGATTTCGGCCAATATGAATTCCGGACGGAAACCAAAACAGCAAGTGCAGGAGGTCAATCAACCAGTGGACATGGGTACAGCGGAAGTTATCCTCCTTCATCCGTATCATACAGTGATGGTGACGGTTATTCCGGAACTCTATCAGGATATGGATATGTTTACACCTCAACAGCACGTTCCGATAAAGCAGGGGACTTTGACTGGACAAGAAGCTATGCGGGGTATTCAGGTACAGTCTCCAAAACTATAACATACTGGGTACCCAATATGCAGTGGGTTGCCAACTATACAGGCTACTACAGCGGTACTATATATAAATATGTACGTCAGCCTTATACTGATACGTGGCGGGGAAACAGCAGTAAATACATTCTCTATGTAAGTGGTGGTAAAATATCAGAACTTTCAGAAATCAATTTGATTGTAGCCAAGACTGATGCAAAGGTTATTCTGGTGGGAACACCAGACATACAGAAACAGTACCCGGATTGTGTCAAATTTATAGATGCAACAGACAAGACCGTTCAGGAGATTTTAAATGAAGTTCTGGAGTACATTTCAAATGAAACGCCGGAGGTTGAACAGGTATTTATTCTTCAAAATCAACAGTTTACCCTAAATGTCGGCGAAGATGATCTTGAAAAAGATGAGATAGTATCAAGAGAAATGCAGTATATACAGGATAAGGACCATTTTGATAACCCCACAGGACAGGAACCCGGAACTCAAACAGTCTTTAACTCTGGCAAAGGATGGACTTCTGATATAAAAAATTCATTTTCAAATGTAGGAAAGTATCGGATATATAGAAGGGTAAAAGACAGGCCAACTGGTGCATATGGTGAAAATTATTCCTACTATAGTGGAACAACAGAAGTTGACGTATATGTACACAGAAAGCCTATTGCCAAGGCGAAACTTGATTGGGATTTTAATGGGGCTACGAATACATATAAGACAACATGGAAGGATTTTAGCTATGATCTGGATCATAATATCACAAGAGCCAAGACTGATAAAGGCATATCAAATAGGAAAATTATGTGGAAAAAGGAAGGCGGGGAATGGAACTATACAATACCCGACAATCTGAGCCCCGGCACCTATAGAATCAGGTATTATGTAAAAGACATAGAAAACACTTGGTCAGATGTATTTACAATGGATATAAACGGAACAACCTATACAGATGTCCCAGAGGTTATATTTACTTTATCAGATACGCCTCCAATGCAGTTTGAAGCACAGCTTCGTGCAATGAAAACCACCTTCAGAGCTCCACCGTCTCCAGTCACCTTACCTGCCAGTGAAGACCTGGAAGCCTTTGATTTATGGACAAGATATCCGTTAAATCCGTATTTGACAATGGCTTTGTACAGTCAAAACGGGACTCAGGTGTCAGGTGCAAAAACCGTAAGCTACAGTACGGCCACAGGCAGTAAAAATGGAAATGACATCAGCTGGAACAACGTACCTTATAACGTACCCCATACCCTTAAAGATGGTAATTATATATTTAAGATAACAGCAAATGCGGAACAGAGCAAGACCATAACCTTCCCGGTTACAGTAAAAACCCCAATTAACTTAAAAGGATACATAAACGGAAGGGAAACCGCAGCACAGATTAATACCGGGGATACAAATCTGTTTAAGTTTACAACATCACAATATGTATCAAAAACCCAATTAACCTTTGAAGGACGTACATACACTTCGAATTCAGGAAACATAAAACTAATCTCCAATTCAGGGTCAGTAAAAACCTGGGAATTAAGACTTGATATTTCAGATGGGGCATACCCGGACGGAAAGCTTGGGAGTGCTGAATTTAAAGCATGGCTTCCTTCCGGAATGAGTGAAACAGATAATGTAGACTATAAAATCGTAGGAATCAGGGCATACAGTTTTGCAGTTACAATGATGCTGGATCCCGGCTGGAGATCCTATTATTTTGATACAAGCAAGGGTGTGGATGACAATCGGGATGGCAAAATTGACAGGTATCCGCGAAAAAGCAACACAGATATCCCTACGATAAAAATGCCAATAAATTATTACTCTCTTGTAGGACACAGCAGGACGTATATAAAGGCGGGTTACAAGGTAAAAGGAAGGATAGACATACAGGGTGAGCCGGATTATGCGGCATTTAAGATACATTATATTATCAAAGGGAAAACACACACTGATGCCGTTAAATTGACAAGAATCTCTGGGGACACCTATACATTTGAATGGATTATTCCGCTGGAGACGGATGATAAAACCTTTGTAAGCTTTGACCTGGTGACGAAGAAAGGGGCTTCCACCTATGGCAGCGAAAAATGGATTGACACATGGGACAGCCGTAATACATTAAGGCAGGTTTTCTATATTCGAGGAAAAGCTACAGATGATTTGATTTATACGCAGAGCCAGTAA
- a CDS encoding S-layer homology domain-containing protein, giving the protein MIKKLLCIITVLAFLLTALLPVMAENSSTTTEMRMQPLVDKYNTLTQSNLDTELAKYTDIKSHWGRNFIAKISALEIISGFPDGSFRPNDKLLGGQYILMLVRAIGYRPEVPQGVPYYKPFVDIALNEGILKKGEISDYTKPISRELAASLARRTIGKYETIPKDYFVKGSDPYPSKGNKGFFDNVYVGYQKLKMTDYPTVTGKYLQDVIDCYRIGLLTGSNNKFNPKGTLTRAEVSVIIIKLLDKNARVESVPSASESFKWKNSNANNGEYDNEAAGFYENKEYTLYKGLFPMMEIWETAQTMYKNRNLITGGKIDFTYAEKDKSFAINYFNSKDHFDKYMNDIYGLILPLNGIGIATQRSQIKKGQKESLYDNSNGWLYEISSYEVDKYNKHLKNYSYELIKLWFGKDYEQAKKIHDKYLNYSLNDMSWRHGVYFLNGRQIYVIGGRSEGGISFGFQVWAKDYITKNTMLRLN; this is encoded by the coding sequence ATGATAAAAAAACTTTTATGTATAATAACAGTTTTAGCGTTTTTGTTAACAGCACTTTTGCCTGTAATGGCGGAAAACTCCAGTACAACCACAGAGATGCGTATGCAGCCCCTCGTTGATAAATACAACACCCTCACACAATCGAACTTAGATACTGAGCTGGCTAAATACACAGATATTAAAAGTCACTGGGGTAGGAATTTTATAGCAAAAATATCTGCACTTGAAATAATATCTGGCTTTCCGGACGGAAGCTTCAGACCTAATGACAAGCTTCTGGGGGGACAGTACATTTTGATGCTTGTCAGAGCAATAGGCTACCGACCGGAAGTACCCCAAGGAGTGCCGTATTATAAGCCATTCGTTGATATTGCCTTAAATGAAGGTATTCTGAAAAAAGGCGAAATTTCAGATTATACAAAACCTATCTCTCGTGAGCTTGCGGCTAGTCTGGCAAGAAGAACCATAGGAAAATATGAAACTATTCCAAAAGACTACTTTGTAAAGGGAAGTGACCCATACCCGTCCAAGGGTAACAAAGGCTTTTTTGACAATGTATACGTAGGTTACCAGAAGCTTAAAATGACAGATTATCCTACTGTTACAGGAAAATACCTTCAGGATGTCATAGATTGCTACCGTATAGGGCTTTTAACAGGCAGTAACAATAAATTCAATCCCAAGGGTACTCTTACCAGAGCAGAAGTGTCAGTCATAATAATAAAGCTACTGGACAAGAATGCCAGGGTTGAAAGTGTTCCGTCAGCAAGCGAAAGCTTTAAATGGAAAAACAGTAACGCCAACAATGGTGAATATGACAATGAGGCAGCAGGCTTCTATGAAAACAAGGAATATACCCTATATAAAGGATTGTTCCCAATGATGGAGATATGGGAAACAGCACAAACAATGTACAAGAACCGTAACCTTATAACAGGTGGGAAGATAGATTTTACCTATGCTGAAAAAGATAAGAGTTTTGCAATTAATTACTTTAATAGTAAAGATCATTTTGATAAGTACATGAATGATATTTATGGTCTGATTTTACCTTTAAATGGAATTGGCATAGCAACTCAAAGAAGTCAAATAAAAAAAGGGCAAAAAGAAAGCTTGTATGACAACAGCAATGGATGGTTATATGAAATATCAAGCTATGAGGTAGACAAGTATAACAAGCACTTGAAAAATTATAGCTATGAGCTTATAAAGCTATGGTTTGGAAAGGACTATGAACAGGCTAAGAAAATACATGATAAATATCTAAACTACTCATTGAATGATATGAGTTGGAGACATGGAGTATACTTTCTTAATGGGCGCCAAATTTACGTAATTGGAGGTCGAAGTGAAGGAGGTATATCCTTTGGTTTTCAAGTATGGGCTAAAGACTATATAACAAAAAATACTATGCTTAGATTGAACTAA
- a CDS encoding RNA polymerase sigma factor gives MSQFENLYDEYWQDVFRFLFRLTGYQRQLAEELVQETFYQAMLSFHRYRGECQIRTWLCQIAKNIYFNVIRKYKKVRQVSIEEYASHATLSFDTVVADYETQELIDHAIKVIMQLDDKTRDVLIYRIFSELTYAQISTLLKINESSAKVIFMRGKYKLQNKLREEYGYEI, from the coding sequence ATGAGCCAGTTTGAAAATTTATATGACGAATATTGGCAAGACGTTTTCCGATTCCTTTTTCGGCTTACGGGATATCAGCGGCAGCTTGCCGAGGAGTTGGTGCAAGAAACTTTCTATCAAGCTATGTTATCTTTTCACAGGTATAGAGGAGAATGTCAGATAAGAACCTGGCTATGTCAAATAGCTAAAAATATCTATTTCAATGTTATTCGTAAATATAAGAAAGTCAGACAGGTTTCTATTGAAGAATATGCTAGTCACGCTACTCTTTCTTTCGATACAGTTGTTGCTGATTATGAAACACAAGAATTGATTGACCACGCAATAAAAGTGATTATGCAGCTTGACGATAAAACGAGGGATGTTTTGATTTACCGTATATTTTCAGAACTCACCTACGCACAAATAAGTACCTTGCTTAAAATAAACGAAAGCTCCGCAAAAGTTATTTTCATGCGAGGCAAGTACAAGCTACAGAATAAGCTTCGGGAGGAGTATGGATATGAAATATAA
- a CDS encoding methyl-accepting chemotaxis protein: MNISKETVKHFRKVNKAVIAVVWVIIALLLILEFTGMSDLSYIIAFLGIVTTIVTVFTFKKIFERVTTVMLLSSIIISNIVLSLTNHGSSQDITIIIILCLTTLYLDKRVLLIVGALMESANLIIRISQDNLNTNFLISDFAIPGIVLLILFFVTHWGNELTISASIKEVRTNELLVQLENTMDIIKKSTFSLNGDIDNCNNSLEIVHEISNSMAASIAQIAEDVVNQTESVTNISEMMNSAGEKISDINNFSKQMANVASNANQVVVDGCDKINRMDSQMEIINQAVKKSYSTVQELNSNMDEVNNFLSSITQIAEQTNLLALNAAIEAARAGESGKGFAVVADEIKKLAQQSSNTVKEIDQIITEIKAKTQDVLNDVNNGNIATKEGEKIVGQVNESFERIQVSFKDIDKYISNELSRMENVTSLFSQIHDETDRIASISVGHSAATEELMATTQENNTNIGNIYNLMHDIKNASDNLHSIVKQ; this comes from the coding sequence ATGAATATTAGTAAAGAAACGGTGAAGCACTTTAGAAAGGTAAACAAGGCTGTAATCGCCGTTGTGTGGGTAATAATAGCATTATTGTTAATTCTAGAATTCACAGGGATGTCTGATCTTTCTTATATCATCGCATTTTTAGGAATTGTAACAACTATTGTCACTGTATTTACTTTTAAAAAAATATTTGAAAGGGTTACGACAGTAATGCTGCTTTCATCTATTATAATTAGTAATATAGTACTGTCATTAACAAACCATGGATCTTCTCAAGATATAACAATCATCATTATATTATGTTTAACTACTCTATATCTCGATAAAAGGGTTCTTTTAATTGTTGGAGCTTTAATGGAATCTGCGAACCTGATTATACGTATTTCCCAAGACAATTTAAATACTAACTTTTTAATAAGCGATTTTGCTATTCCGGGGATAGTTCTACTAATTTTATTTTTCGTTACACATTGGGGAAATGAATTAACTATTTCTGCCTCTATAAAAGAGGTGAGGACAAATGAACTCCTAGTCCAACTGGAAAATACCATGGATATAATAAAGAAAAGTACATTCTCATTGAATGGCGATATTGATAACTGCAATAATAGCCTTGAAATAGTCCATGAAATAAGTAACTCAATGGCAGCCTCTATTGCCCAGATAGCAGAAGATGTTGTAAACCAGACAGAAAGCGTTACTAATATAAGTGAAATGATGAATTCTGCGGGAGAAAAAATTTCTGATATAAATAATTTTTCCAAACAGATGGCAAATGTGGCAAGCAATGCAAATCAGGTAGTGGTAGATGGTTGTGATAAAATAAATAGAATGGATAGCCAAATGGAAATTATAAATCAAGCTGTTAAAAAATCTTACTCAACGGTTCAAGAACTTAACAGCAATATGGATGAGGTCAACAATTTCCTTTCCAGTATAACTCAAATTGCGGAACAAACAAATTTGCTTGCACTTAATGCAGCGATAGAAGCGGCAAGAGCAGGGGAATCTGGAAAAGGCTTTGCAGTAGTTGCTGATGAAATAAAAAAGCTGGCACAGCAAAGTTCTAATACGGTCAAAGAAATTGATCAAATTATTACTGAAATAAAGGCTAAAACCCAAGATGTATTAAACGATGTAAATAATGGGAATATAGCAACGAAAGAAGGCGAGAAGATTGTTGGACAGGTAAATGAAAGCTTTGAACGTATTCAAGTATCGTTTAAAGATATTGATAAGTACATATCTAATGAGCTAAGCAGAATGGAAAATGTAACTTCGCTATTTTCACAGATACATGACGAAACAGACAGAATAGCTAGTATTTCTGTGGGACATTCTGCGGCTACTGAGGAATTGATGGCTACAACGCAAGAGAATAATACAAATATTGGAAATATATACAATTTAATGCATGACATAAAAAATGCCAGTGATAATTTGCATAGTATTGTAAAGCAATAG
- a CDS encoding MerR family transcriptional regulator, whose amino-acid sequence MLRIGDFSKLSRISIRMLRHYGELGLLVPQSTDCYTNYRYYSEEQLLIAARITALKEMGFSLATILEILKNYDNPKALSEFLTIKRAEVQAQAEEISQRLLLLETTITRLRKDDTAMNYNVVLKTLPERYVASVRKIIPAYDQESILWNLLMVETETMNLQPAENCYSLAIFHDEGYKENDVDVEIQGTVKGTYPNTEHVVFKTVPEVEIASATYKGSYEQLTAVNQAVANWVNDNSYEFNGAMFCIYHVSPAQTQNPNELVTEVCYPVKKKK is encoded by the coding sequence ATGTTAAGAATAGGTGATTTTTCAAAGTTATCAAGGATTAGTATACGAATGTTACGACATTATGGTGAATTAGGATTATTGGTTCCTCAAAGTACTGATTGTTATACAAACTACCGCTATTACAGCGAGGAACAGCTACTAATCGCGGCTAGAATTACTGCACTGAAGGAAATGGGTTTTAGTCTTGCAACAATTTTGGAGATATTGAAAAATTATGATAATCCAAAGGCATTGTCGGAGTTTTTAACAATTAAACGAGCTGAGGTACAGGCACAAGCGGAAGAAATCAGCCAACGTTTACTTCTTCTTGAAACAACCATAACGAGACTAAGAAAGGATGATACCGCTATGAATTACAATGTAGTATTAAAAACATTACCTGAAAGGTATGTTGCAAGTGTGAGAAAAATAATACCCGCTTATGATCAAGAGAGTATACTATGGAATCTGTTGATGGTGGAAACAGAAACAATGAACCTGCAACCTGCCGAAAATTGTTACAGCCTAGCAATTTTCCACGATGAGGGATATAAAGAAAATGATGTGGATGTTGAAATCCAAGGGACTGTGAAAGGCACTTATCCAAATACAGAACACGTTGTATTTAAAACAGTTCCTGAGGTGGAAATTGCTTCAGCAACCTACAAGGGTAGCTACGAGCAGTTAACTGCTGTTAATCAGGCTGTAGCAAATTGGGTAAATGATAACAGTTATGAATTCAATGGTGCAATGTTCTGTATTTATCATGTGAGTCCTGCACAGACACAAAATCCTAATGAATTAGTAACCGAAGTTTGTTACCCAGTAAAAAAGAAAAAATAA
- a CDS encoding sensor histidine kinase encodes MVETVIEFSRYWFSLLFGATVAVSFAGMARTRKNHLAFGCFIVVVFIMQIASLRLWGMAITIKLYPLLSHLPVAIFIVVFLRRPWLISVTSMFASFLCCQPPRWIGSVAGAAFDKASINHASYVVAVFLMYYFLQKYVVESVQHLMERSIKSCLLFCAMPAFYYLFDYASTVYTGIMYSGSRAAVQFMPFMMSALYFMFILLYYAEMQKQANIQRERDILDTQFRQAKTEFASLRKMQQNAAAYRHDMRHHFALLQGLASNGCLKEMKEYLRTAQSDMDAITPKRFCENETVNLILSSFDATAKQSSILLTVDASFPDLLTFSDTEICSLLSNALENAIHACENITDSNKRYIKLRIFSKNNKLCIDIRNTYQAEPIFHKGLPVSKEQGRGFGTKSMIHIVEKHGGICQFSVEDGWFIFQATS; translated from the coding sequence ATGGTAGAAACTGTAATTGAATTCTCTCGTTATTGGTTTTCCCTGTTGTTCGGTGCGACGGTTGCTGTCAGTTTCGCCGGAATGGCACGTACACGAAAAAATCATCTGGCTTTCGGGTGCTTTATTGTCGTTGTATTTATTATGCAAATTGCCAGCCTGCGGCTCTGGGGTATGGCTATCACCATAAAACTATATCCGCTGCTTTCCCATTTGCCGGTGGCTATTTTTATTGTCGTATTCTTAAGGCGCCCATGGCTGATTTCAGTAACCAGCATGTTTGCCTCCTTCCTGTGTTGCCAGCCTCCTCGCTGGATCGGAAGTGTCGCAGGTGCCGCTTTTGACAAAGCTTCCATAAACCATGCCAGCTATGTAGTAGCTGTGTTTCTGATGTATTATTTCCTGCAAAAATATGTAGTGGAGTCTGTTCAGCATCTGATGGAACGATCTATTAAATCCTGCCTGCTATTTTGTGCTATGCCGGCTTTTTACTATCTGTTCGATTACGCCTCCACTGTTTATACCGGTATTATGTATAGTGGATCACGTGCGGCAGTGCAGTTCATGCCCTTCATGATGTCAGCACTATATTTTATGTTTATCCTCCTTTACTATGCCGAAATGCAAAAACAGGCAAATATTCAAAGAGAGCGGGATATACTGGACACGCAGTTCCGGCAGGCAAAAACGGAATTTGCTTCCCTGAGGAAGATGCAGCAGAATGCCGCAGCTTATCGTCACGATATGCGCCACCATTTCGCTCTTTTACAGGGTCTGGCATCCAATGGATGCTTAAAGGAGATGAAAGAGTATCTACGTACTGCCCAGTCCGACATGGATGCCATTACGCCAAAACGTTTTTGCGAAAATGAAACCGTTAATCTGATTTTATCCTCTTTTGACGCCACAGCTAAACAATCATCAATCTTGTTGACGGTAGATGCTAGTTTTCCTGATTTACTGACCTTCAGCGACACCGAGATTTGTTCACTATTGTCAAACGCATTGGAAAACGCCATACATGCCTGTGAAAATATAACCGACAGCAATAAACGCTATATCAAACTACGCATATTTTCGAAAAATAATAAGCTGTGCATTGATATACGCAACACTTATCAGGCAGAACCGATATTTCACAAGGGCCTTCCTGTATCTAAAGAACAGGGCCGTGGTTTTGGTACAAAAAGTATGATTCATATTGTGGAAAAGCATGGCGGTATTTGCCAATTCTCAGTGGAGGATGGCTGGTTTATATTTCAAGCTACCTCTTAG